One window from the genome of Enterobacter asburiae encodes:
- a CDS encoding glycosyltransferase yields the protein MPHKSKILLLDTGKEWGGGTNSMLELLKRINRDKFDITCCFYSDYSRAEGETIGQVLNGIGIPLIVIPQRPQPVWAKLLKEAGRSLLFFSRSARKALTRHVDIMWRIRPNVSKIETLFTQGGFDTLYMNNQPGSNEEGYLAAANLQARLIQHCRIEPVLTPPLVKLVNAHATKIIAVSHGVERVLLQHGVRPELCTTVNNAIDIHQPLPDRRAMRQRLNIDDDTFVFGSIGSLIPRKANHHTLEALAQFSQKHPQAKWKMVLVGEGAERRALAEQARALGIEHHVIFTGFQNTPFDYLATFDAFILASKSEGLPRVVLEAMLLNIPVIGSQVTGTAELIDHDSTGLLFPWSDVSQLAQHLDNIWADADLRARLAAAAYQNVCHTYAIENYVSGVEAVLGAH from the coding sequence ATGCCGCACAAAAGTAAAATTCTCCTCCTGGATACGGGTAAAGAATGGGGGGGAGGCACCAACAGTATGCTTGAGCTCCTGAAGCGAATCAATCGCGATAAATTCGATATTACCTGTTGTTTTTACAGTGATTATAGTCGTGCTGAAGGTGAGACAATTGGCCAGGTGCTCAACGGCATCGGCATCCCGCTCATCGTGATCCCTCAACGTCCGCAGCCGGTCTGGGCCAAATTGCTGAAGGAAGCGGGACGTAGCCTGCTGTTTTTCTCACGCAGCGCCCGCAAGGCATTGACGCGTCATGTGGATATCATGTGGCGCATCAGGCCTAACGTCAGCAAAATCGAAACCCTTTTCACCCAGGGCGGTTTCGATACGCTCTATATGAATAACCAGCCGGGCTCAAATGAGGAAGGCTATCTCGCGGCGGCGAACCTGCAGGCGCGGTTGATTCAGCACTGCCGTATTGAACCTGTTTTGACCCCACCGCTGGTAAAGCTGGTGAATGCCCATGCCACAAAAATCATCGCCGTCTCGCACGGCGTTGAACGCGTGTTGCTTCAGCACGGCGTCCGGCCCGAACTGTGTACGACGGTCAATAATGCCATCGACATCCACCAGCCTTTACCTGACCGACGCGCGATGCGCCAGCGCCTGAACATCGATGACGACACGTTTGTGTTCGGCAGTATTGGGTCGTTAATCCCTCGTAAAGCCAATCACCACACGCTGGAGGCGCTGGCACAGTTCAGCCAGAAGCATCCGCAGGCGAAATGGAAAATGGTGCTGGTCGGCGAAGGTGCCGAACGCCGCGCTTTAGCGGAACAGGCCCGAGCGCTGGGAATTGAACACCATGTCATCTTCACTGGCTTTCAGAATACCCCGTTTGATTACCTCGCAACGTTTGACGCCTTTATTCTCGCCTCAAAAAGCGAAGGGCTGCCGCGCGTGGTGCTGGAAGCGATGCTTCTCAATATCCCCGTGATTGGCTCTCAGGTGACCGGCACGGCGGAGTTGATTGATCATGATTCGACAGGGCTGCTCTTCCCCTGGAGCGATGTTTCACAGCTTGCACAGCATCTGGACAATATCTGGGCAGATGCGGATCTGCGGGCTCGGCTGGCGGCGGCCGCATACCAGAACGTCTGTCATACCTATGCCATCGAAAACTATGTCAGCGGTGTCGAAGCCGTGCTTGGCGCGCACTAA